The sequence GAAGACAACGTCTTTTATCAGCATCCGGGATATCAGGTAACGGTCGCAGACACGATTGGCAGCGGCGACGCATTCCTGGCTGGTTTCCTTTACAACAGGATTATCAATACACCACCAGCAATCACACTGGCTTACGCCTGTGCATTGGGGGCACTGGTAGCCTCGTACCATGGCGGTTGTCCGGCATATAATCCGGATGAAATCATTGCCCTGATCCAACAGGTAAAGTGATAGAATATTCTTAATTCATCAACAATTCATACCATCCATTGAGTTTACTTGAAAACCCCAGTTGACTTTTATTATATTTAACTCATGTCTCAACTTATCCGTCATGTGATTGCAGGATTGGGATTGGCCTGTCTGAGCCTCCCTTCCTATGCACAAAAGAAAGCAGCCTATCTGGCTCCCAGACAATATCAGGTTTATCAAACCACCACACCCATTAAGCTGGATGGAAAACCAGACGAAGCAGCCTGGCAAAAGGCTGAATGGAGTCAGGATTTCACAGACATAGAAGGGGATAAACAACCTGCTCCTGCTATGCGCACCAGACTCAAAATGCTGTGGGACCAGGATCATTTGTACATTCTGGCTGAACTGGAAGATGCCAATATATGGGCCACTCTCCACCAGCATGATACCATCATTTACCATGACAATGACTTTGAAATATTCGTAGATCCGGATGGCGATACCCACCAGTACTTTGAATTAGAGATCAATCCATATAATACGGTGATGGATCTGTTCATGCCCAAGCCTTACCGTGAAAACGGAGATGCCCTCATGAACTGGGATGCACAAGGCATGCGCACCGCTACACATATCGATGGCACACTGAATAAACCTGGCGATAAAGACAAAAAATGGACGGTAGAAATGTCTATTCCATTTAGTGCATTTGGTTTCTTTAACCAACATATCAGAATGAAAGACAGTACCATGTGGAGAATCAATTTTTCCAGGGTAGAATGGGATACTGATATCGTGAATGGTAAATATGTAAAGCGTAAAGATAAAACTACCGGCAAGCCATTGCCAGAACATAACTGGGTATGGTCTCCACAGGGCATCATCAATATGCACGCACCAGAGAAATGGGGCTACCTGTTCTTCGTACAAAAACCGGTAGGCAGCACACCAGTTAAAATAGCTATCCCTGCTATCGAAGAAGCAAAGGAAAATCTCTGGGAAGTATATCATCAGCAAAATGCTTACCGCCAGTCACACGGACGTTATGCTTCATCACTAAGTGACCTTGGTATCACTGAAACGACATTTACAGCCTATG is a genomic window of Chitinophaga sp. LS1 containing:
- a CDS encoding carbohydrate-binding family 9-like protein; the encoded protein is MSQLIRHVIAGLGLACLSLPSYAQKKAAYLAPRQYQVYQTTTPIKLDGKPDEAAWQKAEWSQDFTDIEGDKQPAPAMRTRLKMLWDQDHLYILAELEDANIWATLHQHDTIIYHDNDFEIFVDPDGDTHQYFELEINPYNTVMDLFMPKPYRENGDALMNWDAQGMRTATHIDGTLNKPGDKDKKWTVEMSIPFSAFGFFNQHIRMKDSTMWRINFSRVEWDTDIVNGKYVKRKDKTTGKPLPEHNWVWSPQGIINMHAPEKWGYLFFVQKPVGSTPVKIAIPAIEEAKENLWEVYHQQNAYRQSHGRYASSLSDLGITETTFTAYGITYTLSMEAISGQFTATISDKTGAHKASIDQEGKVTTKKH